In one window of Mucilaginibacter auburnensis DNA:
- a CDS encoding SDR family oxidoreductase yields the protein MSKTIFITGTSTGFGKLNAITLAKAGHSVIAGMRNTTTKNAAVAQELEAIPNIEVAEIDITSDDSVNKAIQQVLHKYGKIDVLVNNAAVSGFGLMEGYSLNQIRNMFEVNVYGVLRTYMAVLPAMRKEKNGLIINITSGASGHTLPFMIPYFASKFVVESITEGAQGELMDFGIENVSIQPGVYPTEMNNGSKAGVHADKPEIVAEYGNAATERFNALGAALFGKMEQFQMDPQTIADGILELVNMPKGTRPLRMPLDAIALGTDKEFIDARAAIKEKWLAAYTA from the coding sequence ATGTCAAAAACAATTTTTATCACCGGCACCAGCACCGGTTTCGGCAAACTAAACGCCATCACTTTAGCTAAGGCTGGCCACTCGGTCATTGCGGGGATGCGCAATACAACTACTAAAAATGCCGCCGTTGCGCAGGAACTGGAAGCCATACCTAACATCGAAGTCGCGGAGATCGATATCACCAGCGATGATTCTGTTAACAAAGCTATTCAGCAAGTATTGCACAAGTACGGCAAGATCGACGTGCTGGTGAACAATGCCGCAGTTAGCGGATTCGGTTTGATGGAAGGCTATTCGCTCAACCAGATCCGAAATATGTTCGAGGTGAATGTATATGGCGTTTTGCGTACGTATATGGCCGTTCTACCGGCTATGCGTAAAGAAAAGAACGGCCTCATCATCAATATCACATCGGGCGCCAGCGGCCATACCCTGCCATTTATGATTCCTTACTTTGCCTCCAAATTCGTAGTGGAAAGCATCACCGAAGGCGCGCAGGGCGAACTGATGGACTTCGGCATTGAAAACGTCAGCATCCAGCCCGGCGTTTACCCGACCGAAATGAATAACGGGTCGAAAGCCGGCGTCCATGCCGACAAACCGGAGATCGTTGCCGAATATGGAAATGCCGCCACTGAACGGTTTAATGCCCTGGGAGCCGCATTGTTCGGTAAAATGGAACAATTCCAAATGGACCCGCAAACCATCGCCGATGGCATCCTGGAACTGGTGAATATGCCCAAAGGCACCCGCCCTTTACGCATGCCGCTCGATGCCATTGCCCTGGGCACTGACAAAGAATTCATTGATGCCCGCGCCGCTATCAAAGAAAAATGGCTGGCCGCTTACACCGCTTAA
- a CDS encoding nuclear transport factor 2 family protein, whose protein sequence is MKTAKELLLAYLENIGNPDFQIELFADDAVFELPYLASIGLPARWEGREVLYQFLSNLPKTFPGFQFRNIRIHIDTPEQAFGEYEATAKIAANGKDYAQHYMGRVVAENGRIKLIREALNMVPVLRDIKGIPIN, encoded by the coding sequence ATGAAAACAGCAAAAGAATTATTACTGGCTTACCTTGAAAATATCGGTAATCCTGATTTCCAGATCGAACTGTTCGCTGACGATGCGGTATTTGAATTACCCTACCTGGCCAGCATTGGGCTGCCCGCCCGCTGGGAAGGCCGTGAAGTATTGTACCAATTTTTAAGTAATCTGCCTAAGACCTTTCCGGGCTTTCAGTTCAGGAACATCCGGATCCATATCGACACCCCGGAACAAGCATTTGGCGAATACGAAGCTACTGCGAAGATCGCCGCCAACGGTAAGGATTACGCCCAGCATTACATGGGCCGGGTCGTTGCTGAAAACGGCAGGATCAAACTGATCCGTGAAGCGCTGAATATGGTGCCCGTATTGCGCGATATTAAGGGAATTCCCATCAATTGA
- a CDS encoding helix-turn-helix transcriptional regulator, whose product MLRSLTGQTAQRHIQARLIEKAKELLSMTTLQVSEVAYHLGFEHPQSFNKLFKNKTKLSPLAFRASFN is encoded by the coding sequence ATGCTGCGCAGCCTGACGGGCCAAACGGCCCAGCGACATATTCAGGCACGGCTCATTGAAAAAGCAAAAGAGCTGTTGAGCATGACCACCCTGCAGGTGAGCGAGGTTGCTTACCATCTGGGCTTCGAGCACCCGCAATCGTTCAATAAGCTCTTCAAAAATAAAACAAAATTATCGCCGCTGGCGTTTCGCGCAAGCTTTAACTGA
- a CDS encoding helix-turn-helix transcriptional regulator, with protein sequence MTNPAEILPGVIFYSYLSSQRKDKVCFWANHALVLMVSGRLGLETSGQSLVTGAGDVLLISKNQLGTLTKTPLDIQPYESIVISLQEELLRRIALEERLLSEQKYQGPLNIQLPPNAYLQGFFQSIMPYARTSAEPLSEEMGILKVKEAVKLLLHIQPGLKNLLFDFSHPHKIDLEHFMVQNYHYNIPVERFAQLTGRSLAAFKRDFHKLFGQPPRRWLQEKRLGEARHLIEQQRKRPTDIYLDLGFESLSHFSRSYRLQFGHTPTAITT encoded by the coding sequence ATGACCAATCCAGCAGAAATATTACCCGGCGTGATCTTTTATTCCTACCTGTCTTCGCAGCGAAAGGACAAGGTCTGCTTTTGGGCCAACCATGCTTTGGTGCTCATGGTCTCCGGCCGTTTAGGCCTGGAGACCTCCGGTCAAAGCCTGGTTACCGGTGCCGGTGACGTCCTGCTGATCAGTAAGAACCAGTTAGGTACCCTGACCAAGACGCCCCTGGACATCCAGCCTTACGAAAGCATCGTCATTTCCTTACAGGAAGAGCTGCTGCGCAGGATCGCGCTGGAAGAACGTCTCCTGTCGGAACAAAAATACCAGGGGCCGCTCAATATACAACTTCCCCCCAATGCCTATTTGCAGGGCTTCTTCCAATCCATCATGCCTTACGCGCGTACGAGTGCCGAGCCGCTCAGTGAAGAAATGGGTATCCTTAAAGTAAAGGAAGCGGTCAAACTCTTACTGCATATCCAGCCTGGTTTAAAAAATTTACTGTTCGATTTCTCGCATCCCCACAAGATCGACCTTGAACATTTTATGGTGCAAAACTACCATTACAACATCCCCGTCGAACGCTTTGCCCAGCTTACCGGCCGCAGCCTGGCCGCCTTCAAACGCGACTTCCACAAGCTATTCGGCCAGCCACCGCGCCGCTGGCTGCAGGAAAAACGCCTCGGCGAGGCCCGTCACCTCATCGAACAGCAGCGTAAGAGACCGACGGACATTTACCTTGACCTTGGTTTTGAAAGCCTCTCGCATTTTTCGCGTTCATACCGGCTGCAATTTGGTCACACACCGACCGCCATTACGACCTGA
- a CDS encoding aldo/keto reductase: protein MKNITLGHKGPQVSKLGLGCMRMSSVWGGPTPDEQESIATIQAALDQGINFFNTGDFYGAGHNELLVGKAVKGRREDAFISVKFGAIFHNGEWLGLDLRPLAIKNFINYSLTRLGTDYIDLYQPCRMDGSVALEDIIGTVADLIKEGKVRYLGVSEITADQLRQAHAVHRVSALEIGYSLADRQIEADLLPAAKELGIGVIAFANTAEGLLTGDMKAPLPAGSYHAHFSRFQGDNLIKNLEKVEVLKQIAADKQVTPTQVAIAWVNTQDKHIMPLVSMSRRARLPENIAAMELELSAAEMNLLNTTFAPGAILGSTYLQR from the coding sequence ATGAAAAACATCACACTCGGCCATAAAGGCCCGCAGGTCTCCAAACTGGGTTTGGGCTGCATGCGCATGTCATCGGTATGGGGCGGACCCACACCCGATGAACAGGAAAGCATCGCTACCATACAGGCGGCGCTCGATCAGGGCATCAATTTTTTTAATACCGGCGACTTTTACGGTGCCGGACATAATGAACTGCTGGTTGGCAAAGCGGTTAAAGGCAGAAGGGAGGATGCTTTTATCAGCGTCAAGTTCGGCGCGATCTTCCACAACGGCGAATGGCTGGGTCTTGATCTGCGGCCGCTTGCTATTAAGAACTTTATCAATTATTCGCTGACCCGTTTGGGCACCGATTATATCGACTTGTACCAACCCTGTCGTATGGATGGCAGCGTAGCGTTAGAAGACATTATCGGCACAGTGGCAGATCTCATCAAAGAAGGCAAAGTACGTTACCTGGGCGTCTCGGAAATTACCGCAGACCAATTACGACAAGCACACGCAGTTCACCGGGTATCTGCATTAGAGATCGGTTATTCCCTGGCAGACCGACAAATTGAAGCTGACCTTTTACCGGCTGCCAAAGAGCTGGGAATCGGAGTGATCGCTTTTGCCAATACCGCTGAAGGGTTATTGACCGGCGACATGAAAGCCCCCTTGCCCGCCGGTAGCTACCACGCGCACTTCTCCCGCTTCCAGGGCGATAACCTGATCAAAAACCTGGAAAAGGTGGAAGTATTGAAACAGATTGCTGCCGATAAGCAGGTAACGCCGACACAGGTGGCCATTGCCTGGGTGAATACCCAGGATAAACACATTATGCCGCTGGTGAGTATGAGCCGCCGCGCGCGCCTGCCGGAAAACATCGCCGCTATGGAATTGGAACTGAGCGCGGCTGAAATGAACTTGTTAAATACTACATTTGCACCGGGCGCTATCTTAGGCAGCACCTATTTGCAGCGTTAA
- a CDS encoding HRDC domain-containing protein: MNEPNPAMQLATDYLESTNTLVFLTGKAGTGKTTFLQNLRQTSNKKLAVVAPTGVAAINAGGMTIHSLFQLPFGLIIPGSIAQPELTYSDEKKALLSSLELLIIDEISMVRPDVLDQVDLILRNIKDNSFPFGGVQLLLIGDLSQLSPIIRDEEWMVLSRYYATPYFFSSLVLQKAAYVRIELDKVYRQKEQAFVDILNEVRNQTISEHSLALLNEHYVPGFKPSADDPYITLTTHNTITQQINTEFITALAGESVEYKATIKGDFPKDAYPTDESLLLKIGAQVMFVKNDSSAEKRYYNGKMGTVTGVTTDAVTVRSGSQEIEVQALEWTNVKYQMAGDEMSETNAGTFAQIPLKLAWSITIHKSQGLTFDKAIIDVSEAFTHGQAYVALSRCRSLAGIILRNPIAAENIIGDPAVARFNEHARLLQPDREQLLNDQENYRRFLLSDLFNFNGLAKRAEKFSYMVPDLQPTIIDIAKRSAGQLAGYDNVRIQKAAAYFHSKLTAMTEQLHQQLPDFIAQSKDNAAKADELINWLLGRLPLLEYFANAEFTTEAYLKLQNQKSEKSDYLRALTAPVNEVLYQQILDWRAVTAAQEKIMPNMLLSEKTAATIAEKLPATIKALSAIKGVGPQKASQYGSDLIGLIRTFQGLDGDQSSLF, from the coding sequence ATGAATGAGCCAAACCCGGCCATGCAATTGGCCACCGATTACCTGGAAAGTACCAATACCTTAGTGTTTCTGACCGGTAAAGCCGGAACGGGTAAAACTACCTTTTTACAAAACCTGCGGCAGACATCAAACAAGAAGCTGGCCGTGGTTGCTCCGACAGGTGTTGCGGCGATTAACGCCGGAGGGATGACGATCCACTCACTTTTCCAGCTGCCTTTCGGATTGATTATTCCCGGCAGCATCGCACAACCCGAGCTGACATATAGTGATGAAAAAAAAGCGCTTCTTAGCAGCCTGGAACTGTTGATCATTGATGAGATCAGTATGGTCAGGCCGGATGTGCTGGACCAGGTCGATCTGATCCTGCGCAATATCAAGGATAATAGCTTTCCATTTGGCGGTGTGCAGTTACTGCTGATCGGCGACCTTTCGCAGTTAAGCCCGATCATTCGCGATGAGGAATGGATGGTATTGAGCCGCTATTATGCTACACCTTATTTTTTCAGCAGCCTGGTTTTGCAAAAGGCGGCCTATGTACGAATCGAGCTGGATAAAGTTTACCGCCAAAAGGAACAGGCTTTTGTAGATATTTTGAACGAGGTGAGAAACCAGACCATTAGCGAACATAGCCTTGCATTGTTAAATGAACACTACGTACCGGGATTTAAGCCTTCGGCGGATGATCCTTATATTACGCTAACTACGCATAATACGATCACGCAGCAGATCAATACCGAATTTATAACGGCTTTGGCTGGTGAATCAGTGGAATATAAAGCGACCATTAAAGGAGATTTCCCAAAGGATGCCTACCCTACTGATGAATCATTATTATTGAAGATCGGCGCGCAGGTGATGTTCGTCAAGAATGACAGCTCTGCTGAAAAGCGATATTATAACGGTAAGATGGGGACGGTAACAGGAGTTACAACTGATGCCGTAACCGTAAGAAGCGGCAGCCAGGAGATCGAGGTGCAGGCATTAGAATGGACAAATGTCAAATACCAAATGGCAGGCGATGAAATGAGCGAAACCAATGCCGGGACCTTTGCCCAAATCCCGCTTAAACTGGCCTGGTCGATTACCATTCATAAAAGCCAGGGGCTAACTTTTGATAAAGCCATCATTGATGTGAGCGAAGCATTTACCCATGGTCAGGCCTATGTGGCACTGAGCCGTTGCCGGAGCCTTGCAGGTATTATATTGCGCAATCCCATTGCTGCAGAGAATATCATCGGAGATCCGGCGGTCGCCCGCTTTAATGAACATGCTAGACTGCTTCAGCCTGATCGCGAACAACTCTTGAATGATCAGGAAAACTACCGTCGGTTCTTATTGAGCGACCTCTTCAATTTCAATGGACTGGCAAAAAGGGCTGAAAAATTTAGCTACATGGTACCTGATCTGCAGCCAACAATAATCGATATCGCTAAGCGCTCAGCTGGTCAATTGGCGGGTTATGACAACGTAAGAATTCAAAAAGCTGCGGCCTATTTTCACAGCAAACTGACCGCGATGACAGAGCAACTGCACCAGCAACTCCCGGATTTCATCGCCCAATCTAAAGATAACGCCGCAAAGGCCGATGAACTTATAAACTGGCTGCTCGGACGTTTACCGCTGCTGGAATATTTCGCCAATGCAGAATTCACCACGGAGGCTTACCTGAAACTACAAAACCAGAAAAGCGAGAAGAGCGATTACCTACGCGCTTTAACGGCGCCGGTAAATGAAGTACTTTACCAACAGATACTGGATTGGCGGGCGGTAACTGCCGCGCAGGAGAAGATCATGCCGAATATGCTGCTGTCAGAAAAGACTGCCGCAACTATCGCTGAAAAATTACCGGCGACGATCAAGGCCTTGAGCGCAATCAAAGGTGTCGGGCCTCAGAAAGCCAGTCAATACGGTTCGGACTTGATTGGACTTATACGGACTTTCCAGGGCCTGGATGGCGACCAGAGCAGTTTGTTCTGA
- a CDS encoding winged helix-turn-helix transcriptional regulator translates to MRKPTSTNALNEKLITDSCGMANALRVLGGRWKPAILCRLRYGTMRYGELKKSIEGISERMLVAQLRELENDGIIKRMVYPEVPPRVEYKLTDLGLTMQPMLIAMSDWGNLYRETTEKQMVEI, encoded by the coding sequence ATGCGAAAACCAACCTCTACCAATGCTTTGAATGAAAAACTGATCACAGACAGTTGTGGCATGGCCAACGCTTTGCGTGTTTTAGGTGGCAGATGGAAACCTGCCATTTTGTGCAGGTTGCGTTACGGCACCATGCGTTACGGTGAGTTAAAGAAGTCTATCGAGGGGATTTCAGAACGCATGCTGGTGGCGCAGTTACGCGAACTGGAAAACGACGGGATCATCAAAAGAATGGTTTACCCGGAAGTGCCGCCGCGGGTGGAGTATAAACTGACCGATTTAGGCCTGACCATGCAACCGATGTTAATTGCGATGTCGGATTGGGGAAATTTGTACAGGGAGACAACAGAAAAGCAAATGGTAGAAATCTAA
- a CDS encoding SDR family NAD(P)-dependent oxidoreductase, with product MKKLANKVALVTGGSRGIGAAIVRKLAADGASVAFTYTRSAEKAEALAAEIQAAGGKALALQADSAQAKAVIDAVNTAVASFDGLDILVNNAGIYVGKDFAEHTIEDYDEIMAVNVKAVYVAALEAVKHLKSGGRIITIGSNMGDNAIGPQTTLYTMSKSALHGLTRGLARDLGPKGINVTLVQPGPIDTDMNPANTEFADFLRSKTALGRYGTGEDIAGLVSFLASEESKYITGSWVTIDGGFNA from the coding sequence ATGAAAAAATTAGCAAATAAAGTGGCCTTGGTTACCGGTGGTAGCCGGGGAATCGGCGCCGCGATCGTCCGCAAATTAGCGGCAGATGGCGCAAGCGTTGCGTTCACTTATACCCGTTCCGCTGAGAAAGCGGAAGCCCTCGCTGCGGAAATTCAAGCTGCCGGCGGCAAGGCATTAGCGTTACAGGCCGACAGCGCCCAGGCAAAAGCGGTCATTGACGCCGTCAACACCGCCGTTGCTTCATTTGACGGACTGGATATCCTGGTGAACAATGCCGGGATCTATGTGGGCAAGGATTTCGCGGAACATACCATCGAAGACTATGATGAGATCATGGCCGTCAATGTTAAAGCGGTCTATGTTGCAGCGTTGGAAGCGGTTAAGCATCTGAAATCAGGTGGTCGTATCATTACGATCGGCAGCAACATGGGTGATAATGCCATCGGCCCACAAACCACATTGTACACCATGAGTAAATCTGCCTTGCATGGCCTTACCCGGGGCCTGGCCAGAGATCTCGGCCCAAAAGGCATCAACGTTACTTTGGTACAACCCGGTCCTATCGACACCGACATGAACCCCGCTAACACGGAATTTGCTGATTTTCTGCGCAGCAAAACAGCTTTGGGAAGGTATGGTACTGGCGAAGATATTGCCGGACTCGTTTCATTTCTGGCAAGTGAAGAAAGTAAATATATTACCGGTTCATGGGTTACCATTGACGGTGGTTTTAACGCCTAA
- a CDS encoding helix-turn-helix domain-containing protein has product MAAEIITKEDLAEFENRLVERIKGILGQGRGQPLKWLRSAQVRKLLNISPNTLTSLRINGIIKFTRVGGIMYYNQEDINKMLAGNQ; this is encoded by the coding sequence ATGGCAGCAGAAATCATCACCAAAGAAGACCTTGCCGAATTTGAAAACAGGCTGGTCGAAAGGATCAAAGGCATATTAGGGCAAGGGCGCGGGCAACCGCTTAAATGGCTGAGGAGCGCGCAGGTCCGCAAACTGCTCAACATCTCACCCAATACCCTGACCAGCCTGCGCATTAATGGCATCATCAAATTCACCCGCGTCGGCGGCATCATGTATTATAACCAGGAAGACATCAACAAAATGCTGGCCGGTAACCAATAG
- a CDS encoding tyrosine-type recombinase/integrase — protein MAGLSNQKYNSYLKEIAERCDIEIELSSKIVRNTFVTTITLANNVPMETISKMMGHKSLRQTQHYAKVLAIKVNEDMAELNRKLQDSDFFANSPILSEDTGPVGFESTQNRLKKHPSCS, from the coding sequence ATTGCCGGTTTAAGCAATCAGAAGTATAACAGTTACCTAAAAGAAATCGCAGAGCGCTGCGATATTGAGATCGAACTCAGTTCCAAGATTGTCCGGAATACTTTCGTCACAACTATCACCCTGGCTAACAACGTCCCCATGGAAACCATCAGCAAAATGATGGGTCACAAAAGCCTGCGGCAAACTCAACATTACGCCAAAGTACTCGCTATCAAAGTCAATGAAGACATGGCCGAACTAAACAGGAAATTACAGGACAGCGATTTCTTCGCAAATTCTCCAATTCTGAGCGAAGACACCGGGCCTGTTGGATTTGAATCCACGCAAAATCGCTTAAAAAAACACCCAAGTTGCTCATAA
- a CDS encoding site-specific integrase, translated as MTAQAIKNIISGEDQRQWMLLTLFKTHNQQLEGMVGNGVAKGTHTNFETAYKHVANFLKAEYKVDDINILSLDLEFIKKFYHWLRMVKKLNRNSALKNIANMKKIVLDCVDNGWLLGDPFAKFDMNRDEVNTIYLTKEEVQRIVNKELRTSRLSRVRDLFIFSCFTGLSFIDMKQLKRSEVSIAANGELRINKNRQKTATAAVIPLLPIAKGILQKYAYDEHCIITDMLLPV; from the coding sequence GTGACCGCTCAGGCGATCAAAAACATCATATCCGGCGAAGACCAGCGCCAGTGGATGCTCTTAACACTTTTCAAAACGCACAACCAGCAACTTGAAGGAATGGTCGGCAACGGAGTAGCCAAAGGCACACATACGAATTTTGAAACGGCTTATAAACATGTTGCCAATTTCCTAAAAGCTGAATACAAAGTTGATGACATCAACATCCTGTCCTTGGACCTGGAGTTTATCAAGAAATTCTATCACTGGTTAAGGATGGTGAAAAAGCTTAACCGCAACTCCGCCTTAAAGAATATCGCCAACATGAAAAAGATCGTGCTGGATTGCGTGGATAATGGCTGGCTGCTGGGCGACCCCTTCGCCAAGTTCGACATGAACCGTGATGAAGTAAACACCATTTATCTTACCAAGGAGGAAGTGCAGCGGATTGTCAATAAGGAACTCAGGACTTCCCGCCTCAGCCGGGTAAGGGATTTATTCATTTTCTCTTGCTTCACCGGTCTGTCCTTTATAGACATGAAACAGCTTAAACGTTCCGAGGTCAGCATAGCGGCGAATGGTGAATTGCGTATCAATAAGAACCGGCAAAAAACCGCAACAGCGGCCGTTATCCCGTTACTGCCTATTGCCAAAGGCATCCTGCAAAAGTACGCTTACGACGAGCATTGTATCATCACTGATATGCTATTGCCGGTTTAA
- a CDS encoding Arm DNA-binding domain-containing protein → MLEKTLGLLFYLKKPKDYTEGPVLIYLRITVDGVQKEMSTKRFCEPEKWSSKANRAIGNKEEVKKLNACLDLLQN, encoded by the coding sequence ATGCTTGAAAAAACATTAGGTTTACTGTTTTACCTGAAAAAACCGAAAGATTACACAGAAGGACCTGTATTAATCTACCTGCGAATTACCGTTGACGGCGTTCAAAAAGAAATGTCCACCAAACGTTTTTGTGAACCTGAGAAGTGGAGTTCTAAGGCCAATCGTGCCATTGGTAACAAAGAAGAAGTTAAAAAACTCAACGCCTGTCTTGATCTCCTGCAAAATTAG
- a CDS encoding HD family phosphohydrolase, protein MAKFSTSRQKAALRKYARHLKYLMVVASTVVIVFTLPKQVKFSYEIEKGRIWNQKDLVSPYNFAILKTSEEIERDKKIALANITPVYQLNSGLAAQQIAGFKADLEIKWRGANIPDNKKKKYITTGVALLNSVYNRGILNLNPKYMQNEQGYTITVLDKNIGTERNTSDLFTREKALQYCDATLSAQPDLDKAFLLDLLQIRIQNNISYNHKLTSKLENDAMSDLSISNGMVQKGEVIVTKGSVVNDDIYQKLQSYKKAFEDNARIKGDPKLVLTGQFVLVGIAVVLLMVFLYLFRRDIYDDNRLVGLILLVITVMLFTLSMAIRFQLPNLYYIPYCIVPIIIRILFDTRLALNIHMLVVLIAGFFVPNSFEFAYFEITAGMVSIYSIKYLARRDQFLTSALIIIISYFMAFLGISLIKEGTLVDLDWVGFVPFVVSVLLTLLAYPLIYLFEKIFSITTDITLIELTNTNAPLLRKMASTAPGTFQHSLQVANLAENAIYAIGGNALLVRAGALYHDIGKMDNPLFFIENQTSMFNPHDKLTYEESAQVIIRHVSRGIEMAHKANIPNIVIDFIRTHHGNTRVDYFYQSFLKNFPEKIVDENTFRYPGPIPFSKETGVLMLADSIEAASRALKQPDEVSIGNLVDRIVKYKLDQNQLNDSDITLKDLETIKTIFKRMLMSIYHVRIDY, encoded by the coding sequence ATGGCTAAATTCTCCACTTCGCGACAGAAGGCCGCATTGCGTAAGTACGCCCGACACCTTAAGTATTTGATGGTTGTGGCAAGTACAGTGGTTATAGTTTTTACCTTGCCCAAACAGGTAAAATTTAGCTACGAAATTGAAAAAGGGCGTATCTGGAATCAAAAAGACCTGGTTTCACCTTACAATTTTGCTATACTCAAAACTTCAGAAGAGATTGAAAGAGATAAAAAAATAGCGCTTGCCAACATCACGCCTGTATATCAATTAAATAGCGGTTTGGCTGCTCAGCAAATAGCAGGTTTTAAAGCCGATCTTGAAATTAAATGGCGCGGTGCAAATATCCCGGATAACAAAAAGAAAAAATATATAACCACAGGAGTAGCACTGTTAAATAGCGTTTATAACAGGGGTATTTTGAATTTAAATCCAAAATACATGCAAAATGAGCAGGGATATACGATTACTGTTCTGGATAAAAACATTGGTACGGAAAGAAACACTTCCGATTTATTTACACGCGAAAAGGCTTTGCAATATTGCGATGCAACTTTAAGCGCACAACCTGATCTGGATAAGGCCTTTTTGTTAGATCTGCTGCAAATAAGGATACAAAATAACATTTCATACAATCACAAACTTACTTCTAAGCTTGAGAATGATGCAATGTCTGACCTGTCTATTAGTAATGGAATGGTGCAGAAAGGGGAGGTAATAGTAACAAAGGGCTCGGTGGTTAATGATGATATTTATCAAAAGCTGCAATCATATAAAAAAGCTTTTGAGGATAACGCCCGCATTAAAGGCGACCCTAAACTGGTGCTGACCGGGCAATTTGTATTGGTTGGCATTGCCGTTGTATTGCTCATGGTGTTTCTTTATTTATTCAGAAGAGATATTTATGATGACAACCGCCTGGTTGGGCTGATACTACTGGTTATAACGGTAATGCTGTTTACCCTGTCAATGGCTATCAGGTTTCAGTTGCCTAACCTGTATTATATACCTTATTGTATAGTGCCTATTATTATCCGCATTTTATTTGATACCCGTTTAGCGCTGAACATACATATGCTGGTGGTATTAATAGCAGGTTTTTTTGTGCCCAACAGCTTTGAGTTCGCCTATTTTGAAATTACCGCAGGCATGGTGTCAATTTATAGTATCAAGTATCTGGCTCGCCGCGATCAGTTTCTTACTTCGGCGCTTATCATCATCATATCCTACTTCATGGCGTTTTTAGGTATATCGCTAATTAAAGAAGGAACATTGGTTGATCTGGACTGGGTTGGATTTGTGCCGTTTGTAGTAAGTGTGTTATTAACATTACTCGCTTACCCGCTTATTTATCTGTTTGAAAAAATATTCTCCATCACTACAGATATTACATTAATTGAACTAACCAATACCAACGCTCCGCTACTGCGCAAAATGGCCTCTACAGCACCCGGAACGTTTCAGCATTCGCTTCAGGTAGCTAATCTTGCTGAGAATGCCATTTACGCTATTGGTGGTAATGCCCTGTTGGTTAGGGCAGGAGCTTTATACCATGATATTGGCAAAATGGATAATCCGCTTTTCTTTATAGAGAATCAAACGTCAATGTTTAATCCGCACGATAAGCTTACTTATGAGGAAAGTGCACAGGTTATCATCAGGCACGTTAGCAGGGGCATTGAAATGGCCCATAAAGCCAATATTCCAAACATTGTAATTGATTTTATACGGACGCATCATGGCAATACACGTGTTGATTATTTTTACCAATCTTTTTTAAAAAACTTCCCCGAGAAAATAGTTGATGAGAATACATTCAGATATCCTGGACCTATTCCGTTCTCCAAAGAGACAGGTGTTTTAATGCTCGCTGATTCAATAGAAGCTGCGTCTCGTGCTTTGAAACAACCGGATGAGGTCTCGATAGGCAATTTAGTTGACCGCATAGTAAAGTACAAGTTAGACCAAAATCAGCTTAACGATAGTGATATCACGCTGAAAGACCTGGAGACGATCAAGACTATTTTTAAGCGCATGTTGATGAGTATTTATCACGTTAGGATTGATTATTAG